One Gossypium raimondii isolate GPD5lz chromosome 3, ASM2569854v1, whole genome shotgun sequence genomic window carries:
- the LOC105796971 gene encoding protein CHUP1, chloroplastic isoform X2 encodes MKQNEPTAKLKPACKVAPIPMSQQRSTTPSSFRVNSKPKDQSAARPKSVPPDTTKNSRKSVMMMNKPKSGDQLPAGGCYHKGRVVEQFGKPRRSSANSSSTTEKNSAVDELREKLSCSEGLVKDLQTQVMGLRAELDGARSLNMELESLNRKLKEDLAAAEDKIAALSSPQPDPDPDPHPDQVHLQRESSGEYQSRKFKDIQKLIANKLEHPKVTRGEARTVKVPPRPTASLAPKDANHQTIAPITYSQPPPPPPPLPSLPPLPPPPPPPRFPAKAATTPKAHSVVVGPVQSYQEKKKDPPVAAAAWNQKKPTVISVHSSIVGEIQNRSAHLLAIKADVETKGEFINSLIHRVLAAAYTDIEEVLKFVDWLDNELSSLADERAVLKHFKWPERKADAMREAAIEYRDLKLLEMEISSFEDDTSNPCGVALKRMAGLLDKSERSIQRLIKLRNSVIRSYQECKIPVDWMLDSGMVYKIKQASMKLVTMYIKRVGTELQLVRSLDKESAQEALLLQGMHFANRAHQFAGDLDSETLCAFEEIKECIPGHLVGSKELLAGISSA; translated from the exons ATGAAGCAGAATGAGCCAACAGCAAAGCTAAAACCAGCTTGCAAGGTTGCTCCCATTCCCATGTCGCAGCAGCGGAGCACCACCCCTTCGAGCTTTAGAGTTAACTCCAAGCCTAAAGATCAGTCAGCAGCTAGGCCCAAAAGTGTACCCCCTGACACCACCAAAAACAGTAGGAAGTCTGTGATGATGATGAACAAGCCTAAATCTGGGGACCAACTGCCAGCAGGTGGGTGCTATCACAAGGGTAGAGTTGTGGAACAATTTGGAAAGCCTAGGCGTTCTAGTGCTAATTCAAGCTCAACAACAGAGAAGAATAGTGCTGTTGATGAACTGAGAGAGAAGCTAAGTTGTAGTGAGGGTTTGGTTAAAGATTTGCAGACTCAGGTGATGGGTTTGAGGGCAGAATTGGATGGGGCTCGGAGCTTGAATATGGAGCTGGAGTCTCTTAACAGAAAGCTCAAGGAGGACCTTGCTGCTGCTGAAGACAAGATAGCAGCTCTTTCAAGCCCTCAACCTGACCCTGACCCTGACCCTCACCCTGACCAGGTGCACCTGCAG AGGGAGTCAAGTGGAGAGTACCAGAGCCGCAAATTCAAGGACATTCAGAAACTCATTGCCAACAAATTGGAACACCCAAAAGTTACGAGGGGGGAGGCAAGAACAGTTAAAGTGCCACCACGGCCAACTGCTTCTTTGGCTCCCAAAGATGCCAACCATCAGACAATCGCACCAATAACTTACTCTCAGCCACCGCCTCCACCACCACCGCTGCCATCGCTGCCACCGCTGCCACCACCTCCGCCACCACCTCGGTTCCCTGCTAAAGCAGCTACCACTCCAAAGGCTCATTCCGTTGTAGTGGGCCCTGTACAAAGTtaccaagaaaagaaaaaggacccCCCAGTAGCAGCAGCAGCATGGAATCAAAAGAAACCCACGGTTATTAGCGTGCATAGTAGCATAGTTGGTGAAATTCAGAACCGCTCAGCTCATCTGCTAGCA ATAAAAGCGGATGTTGAAACAAAAGGAGAATTCATCAACAGTCTTATCCACAGAGTCTTAGCTGCAGCCTATACAGACATAGAAGAGGTCCTGAAATTTGTTGATTGGCTTGACAATGAACTTTCATCCTTG GCCGATGAGCGTGCTGTGTTAAAGCATTTCAAGTGGCCTGAGAGAAAAGCTGATGCCATGCGAGAAGCTGCTATTGAATATCGTGATCTAAAATTATTGGAAATGGAGATTTCTTCCTTTGAGGATGACACTAGCAATCCATGTGGAGTTGCCTTGAAGAGGATGGCTGGCCTATTGGACAA GTCGGAAAGGAGCATACAGAGGCTTATCAAACTGAGAAATTCAGTAATCCGTTCTTATCAGGAGTGTAAGATTCCAGTTGATTGGATGCTTGATTCCGGAATGGTGTATAAA ATAAAGCAGGCTTCTATGAAGCTGGTCACAATGTACATAAAGAGAGTGGGAACGGAGCTTCAATTGGTACGCAGTTTAGACAAGGAATCTGCACAAGAGGCACTGCTTCTTCAAGGCATGCATTTTGCAAATAGGGCTCACCAG TTTGCTGGAGATCTTGATTCAGAAACACTGTGTGCTTTTGAAGAGATCAAGGAATGCATTCCAGGACACCTTGTAGGATCCAAAGAATTGTTGGCAGGAATATCATCAGCCTGA
- the LOC105796971 gene encoding protein CHUP1, chloroplastic isoform X1, with product MKQNEPTAKLKPACKVAPIPMSQQRSTTPSSFRVNSKPKDQSAARPKSVPPDTTKNSRKSVMMMNKPKSGDQLPAGGCYHKGRVVEQFGKPRRSSANSSSTTEKNSAVDELREKLSCSEGLVKDLQTQVMGLRAELDGARSLNMELESLNRKLKEDLAAAEDKIAALSSPQPDPDPDPHPDQVHLQKRESSGEYQSRKFKDIQKLIANKLEHPKVTRGEARTVKVPPRPTASLAPKDANHQTIAPITYSQPPPPPPPLPSLPPLPPPPPPPRFPAKAATTPKAHSVVVGPVQSYQEKKKDPPVAAAAWNQKKPTVISVHSSIVGEIQNRSAHLLAIKADVETKGEFINSLIHRVLAAAYTDIEEVLKFVDWLDNELSSLADERAVLKHFKWPERKADAMREAAIEYRDLKLLEMEISSFEDDTSNPCGVALKRMAGLLDKSERSIQRLIKLRNSVIRSYQECKIPVDWMLDSGMVYKIKQASMKLVTMYIKRVGTELQLVRSLDKESAQEALLLQGMHFANRAHQFAGDLDSETLCAFEEIKECIPGHLVGSKELLAGISSA from the exons ATGAAGCAGAATGAGCCAACAGCAAAGCTAAAACCAGCTTGCAAGGTTGCTCCCATTCCCATGTCGCAGCAGCGGAGCACCACCCCTTCGAGCTTTAGAGTTAACTCCAAGCCTAAAGATCAGTCAGCAGCTAGGCCCAAAAGTGTACCCCCTGACACCACCAAAAACAGTAGGAAGTCTGTGATGATGATGAACAAGCCTAAATCTGGGGACCAACTGCCAGCAGGTGGGTGCTATCACAAGGGTAGAGTTGTGGAACAATTTGGAAAGCCTAGGCGTTCTAGTGCTAATTCAAGCTCAACAACAGAGAAGAATAGTGCTGTTGATGAACTGAGAGAGAAGCTAAGTTGTAGTGAGGGTTTGGTTAAAGATTTGCAGACTCAGGTGATGGGTTTGAGGGCAGAATTGGATGGGGCTCGGAGCTTGAATATGGAGCTGGAGTCTCTTAACAGAAAGCTCAAGGAGGACCTTGCTGCTGCTGAAGACAAGATAGCAGCTCTTTCAAGCCCTCAACCTGACCCTGACCCTGACCCTCACCCTGACCAGGTGCACCTGCAG AAGAGGGAGTCAAGTGGAGAGTACCAGAGCCGCAAATTCAAGGACATTCAGAAACTCATTGCCAACAAATTGGAACACCCAAAAGTTACGAGGGGGGAGGCAAGAACAGTTAAAGTGCCACCACGGCCAACTGCTTCTTTGGCTCCCAAAGATGCCAACCATCAGACAATCGCACCAATAACTTACTCTCAGCCACCGCCTCCACCACCACCGCTGCCATCGCTGCCACCGCTGCCACCACCTCCGCCACCACCTCGGTTCCCTGCTAAAGCAGCTACCACTCCAAAGGCTCATTCCGTTGTAGTGGGCCCTGTACAAAGTtaccaagaaaagaaaaaggacccCCCAGTAGCAGCAGCAGCATGGAATCAAAAGAAACCCACGGTTATTAGCGTGCATAGTAGCATAGTTGGTGAAATTCAGAACCGCTCAGCTCATCTGCTAGCA ATAAAAGCGGATGTTGAAACAAAAGGAGAATTCATCAACAGTCTTATCCACAGAGTCTTAGCTGCAGCCTATACAGACATAGAAGAGGTCCTGAAATTTGTTGATTGGCTTGACAATGAACTTTCATCCTTG GCCGATGAGCGTGCTGTGTTAAAGCATTTCAAGTGGCCTGAGAGAAAAGCTGATGCCATGCGAGAAGCTGCTATTGAATATCGTGATCTAAAATTATTGGAAATGGAGATTTCTTCCTTTGAGGATGACACTAGCAATCCATGTGGAGTTGCCTTGAAGAGGATGGCTGGCCTATTGGACAA GTCGGAAAGGAGCATACAGAGGCTTATCAAACTGAGAAATTCAGTAATCCGTTCTTATCAGGAGTGTAAGATTCCAGTTGATTGGATGCTTGATTCCGGAATGGTGTATAAA ATAAAGCAGGCTTCTATGAAGCTGGTCACAATGTACATAAAGAGAGTGGGAACGGAGCTTCAATTGGTACGCAGTTTAGACAAGGAATCTGCACAAGAGGCACTGCTTCTTCAAGGCATGCATTTTGCAAATAGGGCTCACCAG TTTGCTGGAGATCTTGATTCAGAAACACTGTGTGCTTTTGAAGAGATCAAGGAATGCATTCCAGGACACCTTGTAGGATCCAAAGAATTGTTGGCAGGAATATCATCAGCCTGA